The following proteins are co-located in the Vespa velutina chromosome 20, iVesVel2.1, whole genome shotgun sequence genome:
- the LOC124956160 gene encoding putative sodium-coupled neutral amino acid transporter 7 produces MNCLTGETDRLINNDVFLSTAPSPSEIRTRETRTGSSILGTIFLIVNATLGAGLLNFPQAFDKAGGIVTSITIQLGFLIFITAALIVLANCSDITNSTTIQNTLATLCGPSALFLCALCVAVYSFGCCLTFLIIIGDQLDRVLATYYGMDYCHTWYLSRQFVTAAISFLFIFPLCFFKRLDALSCASSVGCITILYMVCLISYKNFTRTTATIVKIWPDNAYEALHIVPIICFAYQSHMTAIPMYACMKERQLGKFTITAAISMIICFTVYTIVGILGYATFGTGKVPSDILQGYSDKSIIVTLAVISIAIKNFTVYPIVLYCGRDAILSLFGTFVDENVKMKNFITFVWFIASLVIAILVPDISPVINLLGALSATFIFILPGICLLQSTLIKDPELYLNKDRLLILLAITITAIGAFVCGIVSIQALKDLKKPLAEQPLVTGFRIRLGENLCS; encoded by the exons ATGAATTGTTTGACCGGTGAAACcgatcgtttaattaataatgatgtcTTTTTGTCAACTGCTCCTAGTCCTTCGGAGATACGTACTCGTGAAACTAGAACTG GATCTAGCATTTTGGGTACAATATTTTTGATCGTAAATGCCACTCTGGGAGCAGGACTCTTAAATTTTCCACAGGCCTTCGATAAAGCTGGTGGCATCGTCACTTCCATAACCATTCAATTAggatttctaatatttattacggCTGCTCTCATCGTCTTAGCAAATTGTAGCGATATTACAAACTCCACGACCATACAGAATACGTTGGCAACTTTGTGCGGACCAAGTGCACTTTTTCTCTGTGCACTGTGCGTTGCTGTATATAGTTTTGGATGTTGTCTGACATTTTTAATCATCATCGGCGATCAATTGGATAGAGTTTTAGCCACGTATTATGGAATGGATTATTGTCACACttg GTATTTGTCTAGACAATTTGTCACTGCTGCAATTAGTTTCCTCTTCATATTTCCATTGTGTTTTTTTAAGCGATTGGATGCGTTAAGTTGTGCCAGTTCTGTCGGCTGTATAACCATTCTATACATGGTCTGTTTGATAAGttacaaaaattttacaaGGACCACTGCTACGATTGTGAAAATATGGCCTGACAATGCATACGAAGCATTACATATAGTTCCCATCATATGTTTTGCATATCAG AGCCACATGACTGCGATACCAATGTATGCCTGTATGAAAGAACGACAGCTTGGAAAATTCACGATAACTGCTGCAATTAGTATGATCATTTGTTTTACCGTTTATACGATAGTTGGCATTCTTGGATATGCAACATTTGGAACGGGCAAGGTACCTAGCGACATACTTCAAGGATATTCggataaaagtataatagttACTCTAGCCGTCATTTCTATCGCCATAAAAAACTTCACGGTATATCCAATCGTTTTATATTGTGGTCGGGATGCTATTCTATCTCTGTTTGGCACGTTCGTCGATGAGaacgttaaaatgaaaaacttcATTACGTTCGTTTGGTTTATAGCGTCATTAGTTATAGCCATATTGGTGCCAGACATATCTCCGGTTATTAACTTATTGGGCGCATTATCGGCTacgtttattttcatattgcCAGGAATATGCCTTCTTCAAAGTACTCTCATCAAAGATCCTGAATTGTATTTGAATAAGGATCGTTTGCTTATTCTCTTAGCAATTACGATTACTGCGATAGGTGCTTTTGTCTGCGGTATAGTATCCATTCAAGCACttaaagatttaaagaaaCCATTGGCCGAACAACCATTGGTAACAGGTTTCAGGATACGACTTGGAGAAAATTTATgctcttaa